The region gtattttattcGGAGTAAGaaataactttgtaatatttttatgttcATGGTTTTAAAAATAGatcaaagagaaaaaatatatatatttttacttttagtcaAATAGTAAAAGATCGCTTTCAAAAAATGGTATGGACAATATATAGATTGATTCCCCTTATTACAATCTGTTaaaatacaaagagtcaatttcaaTATTGTCTCCACTAAGGCttaaactcatgacctcccatatgggaaaggtcactacatgccatctgggCATAAAGTGCTTGGCTATTAGGAGATTTAAAATAGTTAAATTGAATAGTTTAATTTGAAGatttttcacataaaatgtATGACATTCGCAGAACCGcagtatatattaaatagagaaaatatcatttttagtccctcaactataatacatgtatcaattttggtccttgcctattaaaaatttcaaattaggtccatgactattcaatttgtatcagttttggtccttgactattaacattttaaaattaggtgcatgactattaattttgtatcacatttggtcctgccgttaaattttcttgccaaatttccggcgaagtcatcggGGGTGACCAGCgttttctattctttttattatttttatttttatttttaaatttttttatttaaaagttacggagtattaaaataatttttaaaataaaaattaaataaatgagtCGGTCCtgatgacttcgccggaaatttgaccggaaaatttaacggcaagaccaaatgtgatacaaaatgaatagtcatgcacctaatttgaaaatgttaatagtcaaggaccaaaactgatacaaattgaatagtcatggacctaatttgaaatttttaatagtcaaggaccaaaattgatacaagtattatagttgagggactaaaaataatattttctctattaaataatacggagtaagtCATTGTGGTAGTAGTTCAATGTTCAAGCCCACCCGAACAACCCACCAAAGCCCATTTTAATGCACTGGCCTAAAGTGGAAGCCTAAAAACCATCCCGGCCTGTTAGTCCATCTTGAAGCGGGAAAACCCAACTGCTCATAAATCCGTTCTAATCCAACTCTAAaccaaattatatcatggaccatggtctaccttgcattcttgttatcatattatatgtcaGCAATTATACCTGCAGTTGAtaatttctgtacatgtaacTATCATGTTATGAACCCTGGTGTATGGTGTAACAATTGTTCCCTCACCCCACCCCCCACTGGGGTAAGAGCATTACAAGGAATATGGTGTAGCTAACTTCGTGGTGAGCCACAGAATTTGGTCGAAACTCGCAGGGTAGGGCGCGGGGTTGGGCCAAATCTGACCACCGCGCCCTGGAAACAGGCTCTGTGACGGAATGGCAATCTCGGGTAGCCTCAACCAGATTGCCTTATTAGTCTGGACCACCTTCTTGGTCCCGGGTCGCCTTATTGAGCCCGAGTTATCTTCTTGGGCAACCCAAATCATCTTATTAGGCTCGGAACCATGGACTCCCAGGGACGGAGTCAGAAAATCGACTAAGTGGGGGCGAAATTTAAATTACgttagaaatgtcaatgacaaaatatcaatcAGTCATAATATGGTTAAAATACAAAAGagattataaattacaaatttacactGAAATGTTTTTGATAAATTACATTATAGTTTGGTTCGGAGcaaaaaatatacttgagtggggtaaaaatgtgaaaatattgatgacaaaatatgaaacataatcaattagataaaataagtaaatgttGCTAATGAGATTTGAACCTATATCCTTTCAAACATCAAATTTGGAGTTCAACCAagctattcaaattattaagaatttgaacataaatataagttttatatatactttaatgctatattgtatatgtacatacatatatataaaggggtgGGGTCGGGGAAGGGGGTAGTTGCCCCCACATTGACTCCGTCTCTGTGACTCCTGAACTCTTGATTCTTATTCTTGAGTCATTTTCAATATATCTATAAAGAAAAACATCGCCTGGACCTGGTTTGGATTAATGGCCTCTATACTTCAATTCTGCTACTAGTTACTTTAAGAATTGGTGGATATGAAAAACCACTTAAGCAATTCAATATGGGTTGGACTTGAATTCACCAGTGAAGGTATGGGATGCTTTTCTATTTTAGATACATGTGTTTTTAGTGTATCTATAATCCATGTATATCCCATGTGCCACTGATATGTTTGCATCCATATATGTTATGGATACTCTCTCAGGGATCCGACACAGAAATCAGGGCAGCCTTGCCGTTCCAATTGGGATTCGCACCGCCATATTGACCAatagttatatacttatatcatggactcgggtccaggtgaacatgaattcacagaataatttgctcATATTGACCCTCACACTCCAGCATAGTAGGATTTGTTGAGGTGGTAAATTAGCTTAACTGAGCGACCCATTAGATAAGAAGAACGGTTGCTAACAAATAATTCACCACATTAAATGTAACTTTTACACAATTATTGTAGCGACTCGATCATGCGCCATTACCAACAGTACAATACCGCCCAAGAACTAATTTAACTACACATGGTCCCTAGGAATTCACCTTGATGTACACCtctgtgtatatgtatatgaaaTTGTAAGACATTATGCCAATAATGTACAAAGTTAATGAAAGGACTCCAGCTCAGCACAGATGTGATGACAAAGAGTTCCAACTCAGCCAAAGCTATTGATGCAGTCGAGCAATTTGTTAGTTCCAGGAGAAAATTGTTAGCCTCGTGGATATAAATATCTTTGTTATCTTtcaaaaagatatatatatctttgtCTGTATCTCTCTTATTCTTGTAATGTTCCTGCAGATATTCTCCCTAGTCATCTAGACCTTTGTACTTAGTTCACCAGGTTCGCAGAGCTGTTTGTCACCACATATCTGCTGAGCTGGAGTCCCTTACTAGAAATTGTCTTTTTCACactgttaattaatttttactgAAAATGTGGGCAGTTGTGGATTTTGCAGGCGAAAGTGACACGGTTGGTTGGTTTGGACATCGTTTTCTCCGCAATCAATGAAAATGGACATTATGGTATTATGCcaacaattttcaattttcaaatttccaATCTTCTTCCTACACACAATACAGGGAAATTGAAAAgcaaatcaaaacaaaacaaaattacaaaacaaaCGAGAATCATTCGTTAAACAGAAGCAGCCTCTTGAAATACAATgaaataggttttttttttttttttttttaacttattcaTTCAGCCTCTCttccttcttcatcttcttctttacTCCTCTGCCAATGGCACAGCCTCCGCCAACTTGCGGTATTTGAGAGCATAAAACATTTTCAGATAGCGACGGATCTCCAGGCGGTCCAGCTTGGAAACGTGTTTCCAGAATCCATAAACAGCCGCCAGCGTCAACAGCCTGTCTGAATAGATCTGCCATGTGTACCTATTTCAAACAAACAGAACTCATAAACgcttaccactatgccaaaaaCTATAACTAGCAATAAAAACAACTTCACATTTTTGAAAGATTCAACTTGACCCTGCAGACCTCTGGTCAACAATACGACCTAACCACCTGGTACTCGACTTGACCTGTTAGGTCTAGTTTTGTTTCAACTAaaagattagattagattagattagattaggtTAAGATGATGCTTACTTCTCCTGGATACGTTTCAACCCGCCAGCTGAGATGGTTTCCCAGTGGGAAGGATCCATCTTGGACTTCTCAAAGAAATCAACCGAGAGCTCAGCAGCCTGTTCACCATGGTATGGGTCAATGTGGAAGCCAGACTTGCCATGAACGCTTATCAATGTTTGAACACTTCACATTC is a window of Ipomoea triloba cultivar NCNSP0323 chromosome 11, ASM357664v1 DNA encoding:
- the LOC115996705 gene encoding sucrose synthase-like isoform X1, producing the protein MKTKTRMIGRVRENGGSRFLVQLCSSPSTSSCAADVQTLISVHGKSGFHIDPYHGEQAAELSVDFFEKSKMDPSHWETISAGGLKRIQEKYTWQIYSDRLLTLAAVYGFWKHVSKLDRLEIRRYLKMFYALKYRKLAEAVPLAEE
- the LOC115996705 gene encoding sucrose synthase-like isoform X2; translated protein: MKTKTRMIGRVRENGGSRFLVQLCSSPSTSSCAADVHGKSGFHIDPYHGEQAAELSVDFFEKSKMDPSHWETISAGGLKRIQEKYTWQIYSDRLLTLAAVYGFWKHVSKLDRLEIRRYLKMFYALKYRKLAEAVPLAEE